A window of Streptomyces sp. DG1A-41 contains these coding sequences:
- a CDS encoding DUF5819 family protein has product MDAYDGGSNARHGPAEPGVQAESGGPAEPVPPAEPRAGIAALSLRYQIGVALALAVVAVGVCAHLGMMFLHVAPPNTVTREHGKAVDDWIYPEFEQNWKLFAPNPLQQNISVEARAEVRDEEGAMLTTGWYDLSAEDGRAIDGNLLPSHTQQNELRRAWDFFLATHDSENRPVGLRGSLSESYLRRIVVLRLDRDDALRATTGGGGAIERVQVRSRTSNVPAPRWSREKVSTTPAYRELPWWPVPEDEAGGGVR; this is encoded by the coding sequence ATGGACGCGTACGACGGAGGCTCGAACGCCCGGCACGGGCCGGCCGAGCCGGGTGTGCAGGCCGAGTCGGGCGGGCCTGCCGAGCCGGTCCCGCCCGCCGAACCACGCGCCGGCATAGCCGCGCTCTCCCTCCGTTACCAGATCGGTGTCGCGCTGGCGCTCGCGGTCGTCGCGGTCGGGGTGTGTGCGCACCTCGGGATGATGTTCCTGCACGTCGCGCCGCCGAACACCGTCACCAGGGAGCACGGCAAGGCCGTGGACGACTGGATCTATCCGGAGTTCGAGCAGAACTGGAAGCTCTTCGCGCCGAACCCGCTCCAGCAGAACATCTCCGTCGAGGCCCGTGCCGAGGTCCGGGACGAGGAAGGCGCGATGCTGACCACCGGCTGGTACGACCTGTCCGCCGAGGACGGCCGGGCCATCGACGGCAACCTGCTGCCCAGCCACACCCAGCAGAACGAGCTGCGCCGCGCCTGGGACTTCTTCCTCGCGACGCACGACAGCGAGAACCGCCCGGTGGGCCTGCGCGGCTCGCTCTCCGAGTCGTATCTGCGCCGGATCGTGGTGCTGCGCCTCGACCGCGACGACGCCCTGCGGGCCACCACCGGGGGTGGCGGTGCCATCGAGCGCGTCCAGGTCCGCTCCCGCACCAGCAACGTGCCCGCGCCTCGGTGGAGCCGGGAGAAGGTCTCCACGACGCCGGCCTACCGCGAGCTGCCGTGGTGGCCGGTGCCGGAGGACGAGGCCGGGGGTGGCGTGCGGTGA
- a CDS encoding TrmH family RNA methyltransferase: protein MTDPVPVWRRLAGSAVLLDGFHALKHAVRFGAEVPVAVTADRAATLALADELAPDVRDALAGLLTEVPHETYASFVPRPHPTAVAALAVRPSRASNLEKLAHTPRTAPVVVLDHPRNLGNAGAVIRLAAGFGATGVVTTGTVDPWHPTVVRGGAGLHFATAVERLEVSDLPSGPLFALDPEGDDIRGIKLPDDAVLAFGSERTGLSPDLRARADHLLSLPMRPQVSSYNLATSVAMTLYHWSRGTA, encoded by the coding sequence ATGACCGACCCCGTCCCCGTCTGGCGCCGGCTCGCCGGCAGCGCCGTCCTGCTCGACGGCTTCCACGCCCTCAAGCACGCCGTACGGTTCGGCGCCGAGGTGCCGGTCGCGGTCACCGCCGACCGGGCGGCCACGCTCGCCCTCGCCGACGAGCTGGCCCCGGACGTGCGGGACGCGCTGGCCGGGCTGCTGACGGAGGTGCCGCACGAGACGTACGCGTCGTTCGTCCCGCGCCCGCACCCCACAGCCGTGGCGGCCCTGGCCGTACGGCCCTCCCGCGCGTCCAACCTGGAGAAGCTGGCGCACACGCCCCGCACGGCCCCCGTGGTGGTCCTCGACCACCCGCGCAACCTGGGCAACGCGGGGGCGGTGATCCGCCTGGCCGCCGGCTTCGGGGCGACTGGCGTGGTGACGACGGGGACGGTCGACCCCTGGCACCCCACGGTCGTCCGCGGTGGCGCCGGACTGCACTTCGCGACGGCGGTGGAGCGGCTGGAGGTGTCCGACCTGCCGTCCGGCCCGCTGTTCGCGCTGGACCCGGAGGGCGACGACATCCGGGGCATCAAGCTCCCGGACGACGCCGTCCTCGCCTTCGGCTCCGAACGCACCGGCCTGTCGCCGGACCTCCGCGCGCGTGCGGACCACTTGCTGTCCCTGCCGATGCGCCCCCAGGTCAGCAGCTACAACCTGGCGACGAGCGTGGCGATGACTCTGTACCACTGGAGCCGCGGTACGGCCTAG
- a CDS encoding rhodanese-like domain-containing protein: protein MPTVEVADLKDGDFLLDVREDDEWKAGHAEGALHIPIGDFVARYGELTEAAPQDGRVHVICRSGGRSAQVTMYLVQQGIDAVNVDGGMQVWEAAGRPVVTDDGQPGFVL, encoded by the coding sequence GTGCCCACGGTCGAGGTCGCGGACCTCAAGGACGGCGACTTCCTGCTGGACGTCCGGGAGGACGACGAGTGGAAGGCCGGTCACGCCGAAGGGGCGCTGCACATCCCCATCGGCGATTTCGTCGCCCGGTACGGCGAGCTGACCGAGGCCGCCCCGCAGGACGGCCGGGTCCATGTGATCTGCCGCTCCGGCGGGCGCTCCGCCCAGGTCACGATGTACCTGGTCCAGCAGGGCATCGACGCCGTGAACGTCGACGGCGGCATGCAGGTGTGGGAGGCGGCGGGCCGTCCCGTCGTGACGGACGACGGGCAGCCCGGGTTCGTCCTGTAG
- a CDS encoding HTTM domain-containing protein: MNRFSLAVSRGIARVTEAALGPYQTAVIRIGFSATWLLFLLREFPHRHELYGPDGPWSWDLAEQLIRTNKAFTTLMWSDGGLWFETVYLLAILASALLMLGWRTRTMSVLFMLGVLSLQNRSVFMGDGGDNVLHLMSIYLVFTRCAQVWSLDARRAARARAARARGERVTDRTGPALWGVLGLVLVAVTLAGRMEGDWFIPALLWTVWAAQALWWLTGRREQPGEPRIMLDVVAHIVHNGALLVIMAEACLIYATAGWYKVQGSRWQDGTAVYYPLHLEYFSPWPGLADLLSASGTMVMLVTYGTVLVQVAFPFTLFNRRVKNVLLAVMITEHAVIAVVLGLPFFSLAMIAADAVFLPTTFLRRLGGLAARARDRLLRRGGPAPASEQHAPERPEATHVGFGT; the protein is encoded by the coding sequence GTGAACCGCTTCTCCCTGGCCGTCTCGCGCGGTATCGCCCGGGTCACCGAGGCCGCCCTCGGCCCGTACCAGACCGCCGTGATCCGCATCGGCTTCAGTGCGACCTGGCTGCTCTTCCTGCTGCGCGAGTTCCCCCACCGCCACGAGCTCTACGGCCCCGACGGGCCCTGGAGCTGGGATCTCGCCGAGCAGCTGATCCGGACCAACAAGGCCTTCACCACGCTCATGTGGTCGGACGGCGGGCTCTGGTTCGAGACCGTCTACCTGCTCGCGATCCTCGCCAGTGCCCTGCTGATGCTGGGCTGGCGCACCCGCACCATGTCGGTGCTGTTCATGCTCGGCGTGCTGTCGCTCCAGAACCGCAGCGTCTTCATGGGCGACGGCGGCGACAACGTGCTGCACCTGATGTCGATCTACCTGGTGTTCACGCGCTGCGCCCAGGTGTGGTCGCTGGACGCCCGGCGGGCCGCGCGCGCCCGGGCGGCACGCGCGCGGGGCGAGCGGGTCACGGACCGGACCGGCCCGGCCCTGTGGGGTGTGCTCGGCCTCGTACTGGTCGCGGTGACCCTGGCCGGCCGCATGGAGGGCGACTGGTTCATACCGGCGCTGCTGTGGACCGTGTGGGCGGCGCAGGCCCTGTGGTGGCTGACGGGGCGCCGCGAGCAGCCCGGTGAACCGCGGATCATGCTCGACGTCGTCGCCCACATCGTGCACAACGGCGCCCTGCTCGTGATCATGGCCGAGGCATGCCTGATCTACGCGACGGCCGGCTGGTACAAGGTCCAGGGCTCCCGCTGGCAGGACGGCACCGCCGTCTACTACCCGCTCCACCTGGAGTACTTCTCGCCCTGGCCCGGACTCGCCGACCTGCTGTCCGCCAGCGGCACGATGGTGATGCTCGTGACCTACGGGACGGTCCTCGTGCAGGTCGCCTTCCCGTTCACGCTGTTCAACCGGCGGGTGAAGAACGTCCTGCTGGCCGTCATGATCACCGAGCACGCCGTGATCGCCGTCGTCCTCGGACTGCCGTTCTTCTCGCTGGCGATGATCGCGGCGGACGCGGTGTTCCTGCCGACGACCTTCCTGCGCCGTCTGGGCGGCCTGGCGGCACGCGCGCGTGACCGGCTGCTGCGGCGCGGCGGGCCCGCGCCGGCCTCCGAGCAGCACGCCCCCGAGCGCCCCGAGGCCACGCACGTAGGCTTCGGGACATGA